Below is a genomic region from Rosa chinensis cultivar Old Blush chromosome 5, RchiOBHm-V2, whole genome shotgun sequence.
TACATACATCAAGTTAGAATacttaacaaaagaaaaaaaaaaccgcacGTTTTTATATATGTTAATAAGAACCTACAGTAATAATTAAGAATATACACGgcaaagttaaaaaaaaaaaaatactaccaAAAATAATTAAGTATGCAGCACACGGCAAAGCCCAAAAAAAATATAGCAATAATAGTTAAGCATGCAGCATACTGCAAAGccccccaaaaaataaaaattatatcaaTAATAGTTAATTATGCGGCATGTTTTAATGACAATTATATATGAACAGTGTCCAAAGATTAATAATAACAAAGAATTACCTTTTGCGCCACTTCTGCTAATTGTGGAACTTGTGAACCATATGTTGACCACCAACTAATAGCATCCATAGTTACAGCATCTGTTTGGGCAGCTTGTGTAGCAAAAATACCCTTTCGTTGATGAAAAAAGGCAGATTGATTACGTAATAACTCTGCTTCTTGTGGGTCTTCTACTATCTTATCAAATGCTTCCGTGAGAGCTGTAATCACTTCTATACCTTGATTAGGGCTTTTTCGAGTTAATCCTCCCCATGCTGGTTTGTTGAGATACTTGATCTCTATCATAAAATCTTGGCGTTAGAGCAAATCCAACACAATGGATAgggtaattcatttttttccacCTTTGGAGCACAATATCTTCGACTTGTGGAAAACATTCAGAGTACAACTCGGTCCTCATAACTTTTATTTCTCCAAGCATGTTGTCCATCCTTTCATAAACTTCACCCATTTTTTGACCATCACCATCACAATATTTAATTAGAAAATATATTGGCTCTGTGATATTCACTATAGCCATCACATTCTCCCAAACATTGTCTGACAACAACATAGCTAATGTTATGTCCTCCCCAAGTTTTCTTTTCCCGGCATCTAAAGTCTTCAACCAatctttccatttttgaagaacaaccGTACTTGCTAGTGCTTCTTTGCAATCAATAAGTCGCTTCAACAAGATATAATGTGATGCAAATCTAGTTTTCGCTACTTTTTTCAATAACTCCAATTTTGATTGACTTCTGAACATGGCCAAAGCATGCATGTGAGTGGTTCAAAAAGAACTTAACAATACTTTTTCCAATATTGTAAATTTCCTCAAACCATTCAAGCTCTTTTGCCAAATCTTTAAAAATAAGATTCAAGGTATGAACAACACAAggagaccaaaagatatgtttATATATCTTTTCAATCTCTCTCCCAGCAGCTTCACAGTTTGATGCATTGTCAGTGACTATTTGGAGAACATTTGATGATCCCACCTCTTCAATTGCAGTAAGCATAAACTCAGCAATCACTTCACCAGTTTTTTGTATCCCAGAAAAATCTTGAGCATAAAGAAACATCGCTCTTCTACTATTTGCAGCAATAATGTTGATAAGTGGTTCACGCTTCACGTTAGACTATCCATTTGATACAATTGAAACACCGTGAGTAAACCATGTATCTTTAACAGGGGCTAATTCTTTTTCCAGACTTCGTCTACACTCATCAAGCAAAGTAGTTCTTGCTTTTTCATAAGATGGAGCCTTATAACCCTTAGGTCCATTATTTATAGCTGAAATCATCTCATGAAACTGGGGATTTCTCAATACATCAAACGGAATTCCATTAGCGCATAATCCTCTCATCACCTTCATATCAACAGAATTTTTATCTATAATCTTGAACATACGATCATGAGTGGTCGCAGTGGATTTTTTTGGTTGCTGCCTCAAGAGTGTTGAGTCGATGACAAAAAATCCACCGTGACTGCTCTTGATGATATGTTCAAGATTATAGATAAAAATTATGTTGATATGAAGGTGATGAGAGGATTATGCGCTAATGGAATTCCGTTTAATGTATTGAGAAATCCTCAGTTTCATGAGATGATTTCAGCTATAAATAATGGATCCCTAAGCACCGGTCCAGAAGACGCCGGCTGGTTAAATATGCACCACTTCTGTAGTATCCGACGGTCAGAAGGTAAAGAATCTCTCGTTGATCCAAAGGGGAGTAAGTATTTTTGGCCATTGAATTATTAGCTGCTTGTAGCAGCACGTCAATTCCACGCTAGCTGTACATCTTCACGTTGCCTTAAGTGAACAACTGCCCAAGATAACCTCATTATTCTTTTGCTTTTGTGCTCCTCTGTGGATTCACATTTGTTCATTGCCTCTGCAAATTCTCTCTCATATATGGATGATGTCTCGATCGCACCATGGGATGTGATCTTCTCCGGAGCTGAACAAGTAACCGACTGGCTCGAAAACGTTGTTCATCATCTCTTCCATTTATCGATTCTCAAAGGGACGAACGACTTTTGGGACGACGGTTTTAGTAACTGTAGTACATCTTTGATgtcctatatttatatattttgtaatacCTATACCAAAATATAGGAGGAACTGATTTCCTAATCCTTGCAGGAAAAGAAAATGCTTTGGGCGCGCTATAGCCTGTATAAACGTAATGACAATTCGTTCTTGTTTAATTAATCCTAACTTTTTGCCCTCAGTTTCAAATCCTTGAGGGAGAAGGTTTTCTTCTCCTACTCGATTTAGGGCTAGCTAAAGCTATATAAACATATGACAAATATTCTTTTCACCAATTACTTACCCCATTCTCTTCATTCACTGATCTTGAACAATTTGTGGAGGCTACCATGTCAACcatcagagaaatattctttaCTTATTCCGACGCACGGAAAACCAACGAAAACACTGAATCCTACCTCGCCCACTTACTCTTCTTCAATCCACAGGACATAGTTCCCATCAGATTCAAGATCGTGGAGAAATTCAAAAGCGGCTGTGTCTCAGATTCTGAAGATGACGATCCTGTTTCTTACCCAACAGACATTTTCTTCGAAGAGATAGGATCCATAGTTGCAAGAGAAGAAGTCACTCTAGATTATTCTCTCTCGAGTCTCAAGCAAAAATCTGAGAGGAGTTTGCATAAGGAACACTTCGGCTACATTCTTTCCAGATCTTTGGGTGTCTCGGAAGAGTTGCATCCGCCTATCATTGAGAAACTCTTTGAGGTAGTTGATGATGAAGACGCTGTGCCCTTGCTTCCTATTGAAGTCGTTATCACTAACGTGACTTTGGCTTTGACTTCAAGGTGGTTAGAGAATTAGCACTATCCAAATAAAAAGTGACGGtccttagttttcatttccATGAACATATTAAGATTGTTAATTGTTGGTTAGTCAACAGTGTACCTACAGAAGGAATGAGTGTATTGGGACTTGGTAGTGTATAAAACTTTAATGGAGTTCGACTTTTATTCAGTTATCTCTTCAAAGATCCAAAACGCGTGTAAATTATTTGATTTTAATAAAaaactttttattattttgtcatGTAATTTGTAAGAATAACATTAGTAATACATGCTTGACATTGTTTCTCGGATTGATCAGCGGCACATTTGGAAGCATCGGTGTGATTGCATTTTCAATTACAAGGTTCCAAATCCGACTTTGGTGGCTACAAGGGCTTTTGTGGCTTCTTCAGAGTTTTTAACATCTCGTACTCTGTCTCTTACTTGCAATAGGcctccccctcctcctcctccaccttgGACTCCTCCTTGTTTCGATTTTGTTAAGATAAATACAGATGCTTCTTGGGATAAACAATCTCTGCAGGCTGGTTTGGCAGTGATAGTTCGAAATAGTTCTGGTGAGCTCCTTCATGGCAAGACGAGGATTGTTAGGGCTTCTTCGATCCTTCTTGCTGAAACTTTGGCCCTTTATCAAGCCGTGTTGCTGGCCTTGtgtttaaattttcaaaaagttATTTTTGAAATGGATTCCTTTCATCTTGTGCATCTCCTGAATGATTCCCACTTGCTACCGGATTGGATCATATCTCCGCTGGTGCATTATATCCGCGAGATCACGGTTGCTATTCCTTACGTTAGCTGGGTTTGGACCAGCAAGAACGCCAATCAAGCTGCTGATCATATGGCTTCTTTGGCTCGCAGGAGGATGGGCCCTTCTGATTGGGTTAATCATCCTCCTTCTACCTTCACCCGTATTCTCCTTTATGATGCTGGACATGCTCCTACTTAATAGTCTTTTGGTTTCTGGCTCCTCAGCTTTGTTGTTTTTGCTGGGGAGTTTGTGTTTCTGTTTTGCTTCtttttgctttgtttctttgttgttgtttggtCCCTTTGTGGTTAATGAATGattacttgacaaaaaaaaaaaaaatctttctcACCAAAACTATAAGTTATGAAAATATTGAGATATGAGATGAATGGTATAAGATAATATGCCACAAAGCACGTCGCATCAAAGAACTAAGAACCAAGAACAGTGAAAAACACTTTAAAGAATCAAAATCTTATTAACAATGTTTGGcaaaaatataattataatGATTTATGGATTTTAGAAGATGGAGCACTCTAGATCTTCTAATATGAAGAAATCACTCGAAATTTTAATAAACGAAACTAGTTCTACTTGAAGAAAAACACTTCcaacaaaaacaaacccaaacgtACAGCCCATCATGTCAGCTGATtaatttgatttatttattttttaattgtagGTGTGATGTCAAACTCATAAATAAGTTTTTATAGATCACGACCTTTAATTATATCAATTAAAGCTTTCCAaagtttcaagtttcaacaacTATCTTTAGGTAAACTGACGACTGCAGTGAGATTTTGATATTGCTAACGTCTGGCGTGCTGTCTTTGATCTAAAAAAATGTTCCAAGTTGTTGAGATTTTGTGCTCTAACTATTATAATTTTGATCaatcttttctctctttgtttatATTAAGACTTATGCATGACTCTAGATCTCAAAGACCGCAACGGGTTCAATACAAAAGGAAACAGGTAATTTCCTAATCCTTGCAGGAGAAGTAATCAAGGGCTTATCCTGCTGGCTAAGATTAATAATTAACAGACGTTATTTTCTTCTATCTATTCTCTGTATCTTCTAAAGTTCATACTTAACTGAATGAATCTGTGTAATTAGTACTTGTGCTTCTAGCTTATATGATTGACCTAAAATTGATGCGGATCTCCCTCACCAACCGGCCGGATGATCTTTATCACCAACAATTAATTACATAGGCACTGAGGTATGAATTGAATGCTACTTGCTAGCTAGATCCACGGACAAATGATTCATGTGGCACCTATATCCCATCAAAGAGACTAATATCAAAGTAAAAACGTTTAACAtaaaagttgaaaaaaaaaatttctggttATTATTACAAGCACTAGCAAAATCTTTCGTCGTGAAGCACTTAACATACGGTAACTTTGCGctttaacaaaacaaaaacactttCAACAATAACTcttagggctagtttgggattgctgtgaattaaaaaaaaaaaaaactgtagttgctgtgttgtgagaaaaatcagctgtgaattaaaatagtTTCATGTTAccaatttttaaaagtgctgtcagtacataaaacaaccaattgcagagtgtgttttgatcaatagcagcttctaaaagcaacctctgggctgcttctaaaatctactgccagtgacctataactttcaattaaaactgttttttatttatttatcaaacacaattattttgaacaaaagctgattttttttaaaaacgaTGCAATCCCAAACAGGGTCTTAATCTCGTTCATTAGATTTTTGGTAATTGTAGCTGGGATGTCAACTCATAAATCAATTTATTTAGCATCATCATGACCCTCAGATTAATCAATGAGAACTTTTGGAACTCTTTAGCAAAAAAATTAGTGCTACCATGATATTGTAACACATGCATAAAGCCATAAAGAATCAAATATGATGGTAGCCACGACCTTCCTATGATTGCATACAGCCATACACGTCCTTATCATAATTCTCCTAGTTATTAACCCAAGCCACCAATCCCAAGcttttatttatatatcattATCTCATTCTCTTTTTTCAGTTCGTATTATTGTTCTTGATTCTGTTTTTGCAAACGTCTGCCTGCTCTGAGTCTCAGCAggtaccttcttcttcttcttcccaacaTTCAAGTCCAATGATAAGAGAAGTGCAGCTGGTTCCGAAATCGACTTCGGATCGTCTTCTCGAGAAGTTCTTTGATGCTACACAGTATGACTTTGATTATAATGAGCAGAGTGGATTGTGGTCTCCCCCTGTGCAGCGTAGTGTGTTCTTGAGTTCACAAGGTAAAATATTCACAGAACATGAAATGCACGCCAAGCTTACAACTTTAATGGCTGCTCAAGCTCGTTCTACAAcacacaacaaaatttgttgCCGAGTAAGTTCATTTCTAACTACCCAATTCATCTAGCAACATTGTGTGGTTTGTAATTAGATTCCTTTgaatatgaaaattttgatttgCTGTAGGCATTCTGGTGCTCTTGAAGCATATCTTGGAAGCCAGCTTAACCTTatattgaagaggattgcaggTCAAGACACAAGTAGGTAGCAAACAAGAATTAAGAAGAAACATGGGATCCTCAGAAATTTAGAAACCCAATTGTAGTTTCTTTCCTCTTATGTAAATTGCTCGTTGTTCAAAGTTCTAAAAAGGAAAATGATAATCGAGGGTGCAAATATTTTGTCATCGACCCAATTGTTTTCTATTTGCGGCTTGTTCAAACAAAGTTTCTAATTAGCTAGTGATTCAGAACTACACAAATTTACTGCAGATTAGTGAAGGTATGATGGATGTGGTTTACCAAGAAGAAGATGTACGTCTGGTAGCTGCGTATTAGCTATTATGTCAGCTTCATGATGACATACAGTAGCCCCAAATTTGACTACGACTATTAGGGAGGTTGATGTTTGCTCAATTCAAATTTGCAAGGGGAAAGTGGGAACTTGAGGGCAGGTTTCCCCAAAAATGTATCTAGTGATGTCAATGTCATGATGCAAATTTTGACAGACTTGGGAGAAACAATTAGCCAATAGAAAATCACAGCTCATTCACAGACTTGTGGGTCCTTCACAGTAATATCGCAAAGGGAATATTTGTAGCATGCACTCTAGAAATCTGGAACATGATGTCCATATCAGACTTATTTCGGAAGCCGTTTGAATCGTCAGTAGTGTTCCCGGATATTAATCGATTCTTTACCATGCGGGAACAGTGCTGTTTGTGCTTTACAGACTTGTAAGATTTACCTTGTGCAGAAATTTCCAGTGGAGATGCCCTGTTTTGGTATGACGGAGAAGTTAAAAGGTTGAGTCTACATCAAATCAATGCTTACATTGCACAGAGAAAGAGAGCTGAGCTTGTCAAACTATGCGGCTCTTCCCATTCCCACTTTAgcaattaaaaatttaaaagctACAATGTAAGAGAAAATACAGTAATTGATGCTAAAACTATCAGCTGACAGCTGGAAACTCCAGGAGGCCTCAACCTAGCTACCACTTCAGTGCAGGGTATCCCTGAGATTTTAGGCTGTAAGGTCATTCTATATATTTTCATGTACTATTGAAAATTGTACATGTTCTTCTCATAGTGCTTTCGCACAATGAATGAATCTAGTGTTGTAAGATAATTCAATGTGATTTCACCTGCAGCACCCACAAAAGATTTGTATACGCTATATATAATGTTTCATAACTAACAGAAAATGTTCACCCGTTTGAAAGTGGCATGGGAAATTATTATATTTCACTAAAAACCTTTAAAGTCGAAAACAGAGAAGGGTAGGTATAGCAGTTAAAAAAAAGTTAAGAAACTCAAAGCGCATTTGactgatcaatatatatacGGATCAGTCAAAATCAAAGGCAAGATCAAGAACTAACTTGCATTTACAAGGAAATGACATATCTGTATTTTGAATCATATAGGTTCAAGAAAGTATCTAAACTCAATTTAAGGTTTCATTTGACACTACAAATGAGAACTAGCGCAGTTCTCTCATGTTGGTCGATCATTAAGGTTGTTTTGTTTGGTCTCAACTCTAGATAGGCATGAACTGAGCTAATTTCTTAATAGACCTTATTACTTAAATCCAAGTCTtatgtt
It encodes:
- the LOC112203038 gene encoding uncharacterized protein LOC112203038 codes for the protein MLDIVSRIDQRHIWKHRCDCIFNYKVPNPTLVATRAFVASSEFLTSRTLSLTCNRPPPPPPPPWTPPCFDFVKINTDASWDKQSLQAGLAVIVRNSSGELLHGKTRIVRASSILLAETLALYQAVLLALCLNFQKVIFEMDSFHLVHLLNDSHLLPDWIISPLVHYIREITVAIPYVSWVWTSKNANQAADHMASLARRRMGPSDWVNHPPSTFTRILLYDAGHAPT